A window of Triplophysa dalaica isolate WHDGS20190420 chromosome 12, ASM1584641v1, whole genome shotgun sequence genomic DNA:
GGGGGACGACAAGAACTCACGTTTGGTCTGTAGACACATGTTGTTTAGGGGAAGCACAATTTCTCACCGTGtccatttcaatattttgatgTACAGTATCCAATCGCAATGTACCATGTAGTCATGCCGTGTGAAACTGTTAAATTTACAGTTATGTGACAAGTCAGTGATCGGAATTATTTCTTCTCCGTGGACCAGCCTAGTAATGTTGTCTCGGTACAAACGTGTAAAATATTATGTGAAATTCTGACAAATTAGCGGATGCTTCCTTGCATATGATGCTATAATCTTGTATGTACTCTCGCTCTCTactaaaatgtttgtaaaaatcttGGTTCTAAACAGCCTGTATGTCAGATTATGATTTCAGAGCATTTGGAGATATTTCTAAAGCTACCAAATTGTGTCTATGTTGATTTTGTGCTAACAAAATTGTTCTTTTTCTAAAGGCTGACATCTAGTACAAGTTagctttgtttttgttcacaGTATCATAGTTTGAGTAGTTTGTACTGAGAGTTGATTTCGACTACGTGCATTTGAAGTTAAAATCACTTTCTGTATGTTTTCCTGTATACTTACTGctgcatatataaaatatagttcTTGAATGATCTGGggtctttgttttttatattggtGGCAAGACTATATCCTGCTTCTATAATAACTTGATGAAAATGAAACGGATGAGTTCTAGTGAGTCTATGATACCTAGAAAAATCTTTATAGAGCATAAATAGATGAAAACTTccttaatattaatttaatgcaCATAGTTACCTATAAGATACAAGAAAATCCACACAAATATTCTGTATCtcacataatattttaatatatttataagtgGTGAACTCATAGAACTCAAGTGTACAGGTGCCAAACATCTCGGAAGTAAATTCTGACACACGAGGCCTTACATGGGCCGCTCTCTGGGGCGGGTGACAAACTGCCACCACAGGGGTGGGAGATCACCGTCCTTGCGGGCAGGAGGCAGGGCCTCGGATTTAGGACCATCAGCAGGCGTTTCAGCCTGCAGTTGCTGGACCTACAGAACAAAATAGAGTCATATGACTGTTATCTATCTATTCACTGGGATACAAACCCAATTACCCTGATCTACTGCACTTTACTGACAAAAATTACTCTTCATAGCTTGCTGACTGTTGTGAGTGTGTCAGAAAAGTGAGAATGGTGTAGTTAAATGCAGTCCTGTCTGAATGTCGTGTTCTCCTGATAGCAAGACTTCCCCtgcatgtatatataaaaaacaatcttAAATCCAAAGGTTATGCATAACGGAAATGTGGCCCCCAGTTCGACAGTCACTGTTTTAATGTGCAGAATAACTTGCAGGCGAGGCAAACATTTCAATATTGATTTAGGATTTGTGCACCCTTAATTATTACCACAGTCAGAAAATCTTTTGCGCATCAAGTATGTTTCAAAGTTAGAAGCTCAAGCTTAGAATGGAAACATGCAGTGTGTCTGTGTAAGGAGCACACATACCTCTCTATCCCAGCTCTGAGCTCTCAGCTTCTTCCATTGCTCTCTCTTAGCAAAGTAATCAGGGTACATGGCTTTCTCTGATGGGTGCCAGTGATCCAGACACCATTCAGGGACCTAGAGATGCAAATACTAGATATGAGATTCTATCGAAGGACATTATTTacgtttgaatgacatgaaatgACAGAAGCAgagtcacatactgtatataatatgcaGAATTTCCCACTTACTTTGTAGCACTCATATCGCTCGTAGGATGTTCCACCAGGTGAGTCTGGGAACAGGTAGGGCTGTGGGTGCTGATTGGCCCAGAACTCTTCCTCACCTGCCTTCAGCATCAGGGTGGCCTTGATCATGTCTACCTCAGGTTTGTTCTCATCAAAGCGTGCTCGCAGCAAACACGCATAGAAACGATATTTATCCCTGAAAGACAAGACGGAGAACCTGATACTGGTTCGAAACGAGTCATTTCGCATTTAACACACTTTGGTTTCTAATTAAAAAACGAAGTCTGTTTAACAGGGGTATTCAATTAAAGGTCCGGGCctggttgcataaagcaccttaagtttttCCTTCAAGTATGACACATAAGAGGTGATATCCCTTTACCAAAGACAATGAGAGAATAAGTTAATTAAAACTAAAGTTATATTTAAGGGCTcacttaagggaaaattacacttaaggtgctttatgcaaccgaAAAAGGTGCTTTTTCTTCCAAACAGAGGTCCAgataatatgttttttgaaaataaataaatatttaatcaatatcaATATCCCgttggatatactgtataaaagatatgatcttttatcaggcaatatattttatattttgatatatgtaTGTATAGGATCTGTGGCTTTAGGGGAATGCCCTCTTAATTGTACATGTGATGTAATTCTCTGTTGTGAAGACACGCagctcaatttaaacaaccaaaaataGTCAAAAGTTTGAAATGGTTTATTAGGCTGTCTCGCAGTCCGGATGGAACGAGCTAAAGGGCCAGATCCGGACCCCAGTCCGTCTATTGAAGATGGCTGCTCTATACTCATACATGAACTACAATTGTCTTagttgtaatgtttgtttaatttaagtATTAATCTACAATATGTATGAATATGTTACCCAGTGTTACAGtagtaaaagtataaataaaatgataaatgtcagaaattctaatggtttataaaaaaatgtatcttttataTTAAATCCTAATTGTGAATATGAAAAATTGCAAACCCTTACTTTTAGTTCGGAAAACCAAGCAATATTTAATACCTCATctcaacaaacaaataaatacatgtatagtGTATTCAATTTtatgaacacatgtttattatacgtacatttatttattttattatttattacattttcttttatatagtTGGCTTGTGATCAACTCAAACAGGCCATTTTGCGTTTTATTAGACCCTTTCTTAATACTGCAAATTTACTTTCTGTACATCTCCTACTATTTATTACAGTAGTCTACTTGCTTTGAAACAGGTCAGATGAAAATCACTGGTCAAACAATCAATAAGGACAATAACAAATCAACGTTAGCAAAAAAATAGGATTCACGTTTGAAATATGATGCATCAAACGCCTGACTTTTGCCCTGACCTCAAACGCGTTTTAAATATAGATTATATTAATACGGTTTAAGCAACAGTGAAATTAGTATTTCACACTGCCTTGGAAAGGGCAATGCTTTTCTTTTAGCAAATGCAAATATGAGGCGCTGTTGTCATCActacaaaaacaatcaaacccAAATAATCCCAGCTTTCTTAGCAAAGTAACAATGAATGAAGGGAACATGAATGTATATAAGCAAATCAAACACAACTAAATAAATGCATCATCTCCAGTAAAACTTTAAATCAAGTGACTTGGATGTAGATAACAGTAACACTGAAAAGTGTTATTCAACTCAAACCCCTCAAACAACAATAACGTTAGCGGAGTTAACGTCAGCACGATCTCTGCAgtcctctaaaacacttctgtttgtttgttctgatCCACCGTTAAACGTTGATATAGCGAAGACATCTGCCTCTGAACGATTCAGTATGTGTCGAGGTCTTACCTGAAAATACACCATGATTCTAGATGTCTAAGCGATTTCTTGTAAAGTCGAAGGACTTTCTGCTGGTGGGTGAGGAAGGCCGTCGCCATCTTTCCCACTGTGTCACCTTCACAGGAATCTCACAGATGAGCGCGGGAGAGCCTGAGTCAGCGCTGCCACCTGTAGGCCTGGAGACGCAACGGCAGACACTCTGACCTTCGGAGTTTGCATGAATAAATGCCCAATTTTTATGCTACATGGAACCCCACATgaacacatttcttttaataattttaagtcTGTGTACATTAGATGGCATGCAGATAAAGGTTTACGTCTGTGCCTGTTTTGGCTCTGTTATGTAACAAAAACGTGCAACAATAATGCTCTAGTGTTCTAGACGGTGCCAACGTGTATTAACGGTGGGGTGACAGGTGTGTCGTATTTGCAGGGGTGTGGCTGTCCATTCATTCGAGCCTTCTCTGGCCATTTTAAAGTCAATAATCCGACGTACGTTTCTAATATTACCTGTCGTTGAAATATGTAGCTTACTACACATAATTATtggtttatgttgtgttttactCTCCGTTTCGGTATTCTACATATTCTTAAATAGtgtaattaatatataatttttattataaagttaCTGTGTAAGGgatttattaattcatgtttGATGTCCTGTGGGTAACACCCATAAAAATCTACCGTAGTGACAACAATTTTAGTCTTGGTGAACACCAAATTCGAagactattaaaaaaatgttaacatgagAGCCGATGACAAATAAGAGGATGAACACAAGGTGCcactgttttaaattattttatatcttCCATTTGATGAGGCCTTGCCATTAGATTACGCTTGCAGGTTTAATTTACATATTAcaaattgaaaattgcattaaaaTCTCATTACAGCGTAAACTCGTATTAAACACAGGCAAAAGCTACCTACGTAAAATAACTTTGTGTTCCAGTTCGCAACACCGGTCGCTTATAATGACGTAAAAGGATACTTGGGAAATGTAGTTCTGTGGGCTCAAGTGACTCCGCCCTTCCAGCGACCGCGCTGGGAAAAGGACTACAGCTCCCGACGAGACGTTGCATCAAGGGGCGtggtttggttgttttttatatcTATAAAAATAGTACGTTAAGGGCAGCGCTGAGTTTGTGAGGAGAATGCACATGAATCACCATACTGCTGTGCTGTGAGAAGCAGAAAAAGATCGTCATCACTAACGTTACGCACAGGCTGTGGCTTGTATTCCAGCGGAAAGTAATAGCTGGCGTGGACAGGGAGGGCGGACATCTCGAGGGCAGAGCGGCAGACAGAAGTCAGTTTACACCCAGTGTACATGACAAGAGAAATGTTACGGTTCGTTTCATTTTTATCTTGACCCGGGCGGAATATACGAATAATGGACGTATGAAAACCTACACTACCCCAAACAGCGCTTTCGCTTTTAATTTAATgcagaaaaatatttaacactcCTTTCTTTTGACGGGACACACCAACAATCTCGTTGAGGTAAGCGAGCTTCACTTTTATTGTAGTGTACGTAACTTACAACTTATCATCTGCTTGCGACGTTTACGGACACTGTGCTGCCACTTGTATAAGCGCTGTCATCCCTAACTTTCCAATAAGGTTGACCGACATCCATCAGCCCACTTCACACAAATGCTACCCTGCTTGCGAAGCGCCCTGCGGCCGAGCGTCGCGCTGCTACGGCGCGTCAGTGGCTCGGTCCCGCGGGTGCACGGCTGCGGTCTGGGCACACATCCGCACAAGGATCCGATGGAGCCGCTGAACTCTCCGCAAGGCGCTAGGGAATTCATCTACAGCCTGCATCCCACTGAACGCACATGCCTGCTGCGAGAACTGCACAGGTTTGAGTCGATGGCCATAGCTCAAGGTAAAgatacacatttatataacatacatAGTCCATGCATAAAGGACATGCTGACAGCATGAGGGTAAACATacgaatagaatagaatgtagAATATACgttaatagaatagaatgtagattgtagaatATAAATTCATTAAATAGAATAGAATTAAATGGATTAGAgtagaacagaacagaataaaaataagcGACATAAATAGAGTAAAGATACATGTAGGGACAACTTAAGataacacaacagaaaagaaTAAAATAGAAGAGAATAAAGTGGAACCGAACAGACAGAACAATTGACATGATGTAAAAACAATGAagaagaatataaaaataagggCAAGATAAAGcaacagaaaacaatacattGCAATATAACAATGAGGAATAGGATAAAGTGAAACATTATAGAATAATGTGAAACAGGTCGAAATGTATATTTGCATTCCATTTTTCATTTGGGAAAGCAAGTAATTGTTATGCTGCTGGTGCTGTTCAAAAAGATGATTATAACCTTTATCACAAATCCTGTGATTCCAGTTCTTCAGTGCACACATGGTACCCTGTGATCAGTCTTGTCTTGAGAATCACATGAGGAAGATATGTGCTTATTACGCATTTTCATCTTTACAGCCAGTATTAAACAATCTCGTTCTTATAGGTCAGCTTTCGTTTGGGTATATTTAGTGGTGTAATTAACATGCTTCAAATCTAAGAAACGTTCCAGATTTTACCACAGCTTCACACAGCAAATACATTAGTGTTACATTCCAAAGCGTCAATGTTTGGGTAAAGAGCATTTCCTCTCCTCAGTCCGATCACCCCCTCCACAGAGGTCACCGGAAGATGAAGGTCTGTGTGGCTGATGTTTGCTGCCTGCCGGTTCTGGTGTCTTTATGAGAAGGCATGGACTGTACAAAAATGTGTGCGTTTTAAAGTTGACTGTGCATTGTAACACTAACACAAATGTTCTTATATCAGAGACGTAAGACTGATTTGAATGCTGATGATGAATAACTGGATGAAATGCctgaaaattcattttaattgtgtGATCACATGCAGGACTTTGTATTAAATTACTCTGGGCAGCTTCAACCCATTACTAACCTCAGAACCACAAAGCTGCATGTACAGTTAAATCTAATTCGATGTAAGAGTATGAGTGAGGCAGAATGTTTTTGTCTCCTTGTGCTTTATAAGAAATAATCAGAATGTATGAGGGTTTTTGGAGATGCATGATACATTATCTGAAAAATGATTTTGGTTATGGTAGAAAAGACATGTGCTTTATGTTGGTTTAGATTCCTTGGATCAATGTCTGAAGTGCCTCTCTTAGTGTGCAAAGAGCAGAACCagtaaaaatgtgttatgaaCTATAAATCGCTTCTGCATTAAAGGCACAATATGGAATCATTTTGTTATGAAGTATCCAAAAAtcacttgcacagtgtgatatatttcatgcagttgtgtacttacattatcccaaatgttcccaagaatgtgcaaatccagagaaattccaatttaaaataatggccTGCCCTTGTCTCCCTTGTATTTGTCGCATATCAGTGACTTTATATCCGCTGCTCCACACAACCCTCAGTTCTTCAGTTGTAGAAAATACGGCAACACgcaaatgcggaagtggttaTACAGCAACTGGGATGCGGATCTGTTGTTCTGTTATCatggatcacgattactctttggtGAGTAAAGGAATCCCAAAAAAGCGTAAACGTAGACCAAATTAGGcaagttttatataaaaaaattatatcggCGTGGCGTTTCTCTAAATGGAGTGAGCTTCCCGGCCAACTTGGACTCCacagagactctgctctcgcATGTGTTTTAATAGACAGGTAAGCAATTTTTTTTCGTTGTACACAAAATACTCATAAACAGATTATTTGAATAGTTATAAATGCAGTTACCCTATGAAATATAGTGTAAGTCGCACAAAAATATGTAGCCACTAACGTTACTTGTAAGTACTGTGGGTTCGttcaaatttactttttaaacaacGACTGTATGAGCGTTTTAAACACGTAAAACTGTGTAGCATTACACTACCAAATCAATTGACAAATTCCAATATCAATGGCAGGCTAAAGTAGCATTACATTCCAAGTTTCTTGCAAGCTAGTTCATTACGATGACTTCTATTCTATGTGCGATCTCCATACGCCTCTGGATGGTAAAAACGACAATGTCCCATAATTCCACTCTCCTACACAACGTTATTTAGCTTCGCCTTTTGTTGATGTTTCGAAAGTACACCATCTAGCCGTCCAAAtattccatattgtggctttaataaatatattttttcattaagcCCGAAATGTCATAAAGGGCATAAATTAATAGTTctcccaaacatgaaaattcttttactcgccctcatgttgttccaaacacatgacttttattcttctgtggaacacaagagaagcAATTTTGAAGCTGTCATTGCCTAACATTGTGCCGCTGCAttacttcttttgtgtttcacagatgaaagaaaatcatagaggtttagaatgacatgaggctagataaatgatgaatgattttttttgtgaattatccatttaaagtgtattttcatCAACTATTTAACACATGTCAGAATACAAAAGAACCTCTATTTTCACCTAGTCCTGTTTTATCAGAATTTGGTTCTCGCAAGATAGTGGTCAAGATAGTTAATATTGTCTGGACTGATTTAATGTCTCAGTGGTGTGTGGTATTCAAACTGAATGTACAACTAAGTTCAGCCTGCAGTAGTGTGGGTTAGTGGTTCAAGATCTGGGTTAGCAACAAATGTTGCGAGTTCAAACAAGGTGTTTTACTGCTTCTTTCCCAACGATCAATAGACACAAACACAGGCGGTTCTGCACATATACCGCTTTTCCACTGGGGCTGGAGCTGGTGCTGGTACTAGAGCTGGAGCCGAGGATGACACCATTCAGAACCGGCTCGCGTTTCCACTGACCGGGCAGCAGAACCCTCTGTCAATCCCAGTTCATATTTATTTCCATGTAAATTCAAACTGTGTAATATGAAATagaatgatataaaacacaacagtcCTTCCAgtcatttccttttttaaagtAGTCATACATGATTTAGGCAACATATTATTctaacaattttttattcaaattaaatatgatataaaacacaatcCCTTTCAGAAGGATTTGTGAAGATGAGGCTGCGATCAGCGGAATACATGAGTGCCAAGCACCCTCT
This region includes:
- the ndufb9 gene encoding NADH dehydrogenase [ubiquinone] 1 beta subcomplex subunit 9, whose translation is MATAFLTHQQKVLRLYKKSLRHLESWCIFRDKYRFYACLLRARFDENKPEVDMIKATLMLKAGEEEFWANQHPQPYLFPDSPGGTSYERYECYKVPEWCLDHWHPSEKAMYPDYFAKREQWKKLRAQSWDREVQQLQAETPADGPKSEALPPARKDGDLPPLWWQFVTRPRERPM